In Saimiri boliviensis isolate mSaiBol1 chromosome 12, mSaiBol1.pri, whole genome shotgun sequence, one genomic interval encodes:
- the ZNF511 gene encoding zinc finger protein 511 encodes MQLPPTLRARLAAGPGTAEPLPVARDPAAEAAPFRFAARPVRFPREHEFFEDGDVQRHLYLQDVLLQVADVPEKPRVPAFTCQVAGCCQVFDALDDYEHHYHTLHGNVCSFCKRAFPSGHLLDAHILEWHDSLFQILSERQDMYQCLVEGCTEKFKTSRDRKDHMVRMHLYPVDFRFDKPKKSRSPASPGAGTQASAEVQGNSGERSEGDAMEICTEPAVASPAPAGERRTYSHRIPSTICFGQGAARGFKSSKKKTKQC; translated from the exons ATGCAGCTGCCCCCGACGCTACGCGCCCGCCTCGCCGCGGGGCCCGGGACGGCCGAGCCACTGCCTGTAGCGCGGGATCCCGCCGCCGAGGCCGCGCCTTTTCGCTTCGCTGCGCGCCCGGTGCGCTTCCCGCGGGAACACGAGTTCTTCGAG GATGGGGACGTGCAGCGCCACCTTTACCTCCAGGACGTGCTCTTGCAGGTGGCCGATGTGCCTGAGAAGCCCAG GGTGCCCGCGTTCACCTGCCAGGTGGCCGGCTGCTGCCAAGTGTTCGATGCCCTGGACGACTACGAGCACCACTACCACACGCTGCACGGAAACGTTTGCTCTTTTTGCAAACGGGCCTTCCCTTCTGGACACCTGCTGGATGCCCACATCCTGGAGTGGCACGATTCGCTCTTCCAGATCCTGTCCGAGAGGCAGGACATG TACCAGTGCCTGGTAGAAGGCTGCAcagagaagttcaagaccagcagagACCGGAAGGATCACATGGTGAGGATGCACCTGTACCCCGTGGACTTCCGTTTTGATAAGccaaagaaaagcagaag CCCAGCCTCGCCAGGGGCCGGCACCCAAGCCTCAGCGGAAGTCCAGGGGAACAGCGGAGAGCGGTCAGAAGGGGATGCCATGGAAATCTGCACTGAGCCTGCGGTGGCCTCCCCTGCACCGGCAGGTGAGAGGCGGACCTACAGTCATAG AATACCCTCTACCATCTGCTTTGGTCAGGGTGCCGCTCGAGgatttaaaagcagcaagaagaaaACCAAGCAGTGCTGA